The following are from one region of the Paenibacillus sp. JZ16 genome:
- a CDS encoding dicarboxylate/amino acid:cation symporter, which yields MKKLGLLPKILIAILLGIALGSFSPEWLVAGLATFSGLFGNFLGFAIPLIIIGFIAPGIGELGRGAGRLLGVTTGLAYLSTIIAGLLAFLAATLLYPYMLEVGGLVNSYTNPEEALLEPFFKVDMPPVFGVMTALLLAFTLGLGAAVIKGQALQKVMVDFREIVEKLIASIIIPLLPYHILCVFANLTYGGQVTMILSVFAKVFIMIIVLHVLFLIIQYLVAGQVAHKNPFAMLKNMLPAYFTAIGTQSSAAAIPVTLRQTKLNGVSGKVADFVIPLCATIHLSGSTITLVSCSMAVMLLTGMPTSLGMMFPFILMLGITMVAAPGVPGGAVMAALGLLESMLGFDTTLTSLMIALYIAQDSFGTACNVTGDGAIAVITDRVSKSEPA from the coding sequence ATGAAAAAACTTGGCTTACTTCCGAAAATCCTTATAGCCATTTTGCTCGGCATTGCGCTCGGATCGTTCTCACCGGAATGGCTGGTTGCCGGATTAGCTACCTTTAGCGGGTTATTTGGAAACTTTCTTGGGTTTGCCATACCTTTAATTATCATCGGATTCATTGCTCCCGGGATCGGGGAGCTGGGAAGAGGAGCCGGTCGCCTGCTGGGCGTAACCACGGGCCTTGCTTATCTCTCCACCATAATCGCGGGACTGCTGGCATTCTTGGCAGCGACGCTATTGTATCCGTATATGTTGGAGGTTGGCGGTCTGGTTAATTCCTACACCAATCCGGAAGAGGCGCTGCTGGAACCCTTTTTTAAAGTTGACATGCCGCCTGTATTCGGGGTGATGACTGCCCTGCTCCTTGCCTTTACACTGGGGCTGGGAGCGGCTGTAATCAAGGGGCAAGCCTTGCAGAAGGTCATGGTTGATTTCCGCGAGATTGTTGAGAAGCTGATTGCCTCGATCATCATTCCGCTGCTGCCATATCATATTCTCTGCGTGTTTGCTAACTTAACCTATGGCGGGCAAGTGACCATGATCCTGTCGGTATTCGCCAAAGTATTTATTATGATCATTGTCCTGCATGTGCTGTTCCTGATCATACAATACTTGGTTGCTGGTCAAGTCGCGCATAAGAATCCGTTTGCCATGCTGAAGAATATGCTGCCAGCTTATTTTACGGCGATAGGTACGCAGTCTTCTGCCGCTGCCATCCCGGTTACGCTGCGCCAAACCAAGCTGAACGGAGTCAGTGGGAAGGTCGCTGATTTTGTCATCCCGCTATGCGCAACTATTCATCTATCCGGCAGCACGATTACGCTGGTAAGCTGCTCGATGGCCGTCATGCTGCTGACAGGGATGCCGACATCCCTTGGCATGATGTTCCCTTTCATTCTGATGCTGGGCATTACGATGGTTGCTGCTCCCGGAGTTCCCGGAGGCGCCGTTATGGCGGCACTCGGCTTGTTGGAGTCCATGCTGGGCTTCGATACGACGCTAACGTCGCTCATGATCGCCCTCTATATTGCGCAAGACAGCTTCGGAACGGCTTGTAATGTAACCGGAGATGGAGCTATCGCCGTGATTACGGACCGCGTGAGCAAATCTGAGCCTGCGTGA
- a CDS encoding TetR/AcrR family transcriptional regulator, translating into MNTKNKTDDQKGMSFIEKARRAQIVACAIETIAEVGYAQASIGQIAKRANVSKGVISYHFAGKDELLEQVVTEYYIAYESFMQPILRSEASPRNRLKKYIEANLEFIAEHRKMVFAVVEIVTGMWTKEGKPRFSADMDEGVFQPIEAILHAGAKEGTFREFTPLSSRVMALAIRHAIDGFSLELIRNPDLHIKAYVEELITIFDHATRK; encoded by the coding sequence ATGAATACTAAAAATAAAACGGATGACCAAAAGGGAATGTCGTTTATTGAGAAGGCTCGCCGTGCGCAGATCGTGGCATGCGCGATCGAAACCATTGCCGAGGTCGGTTATGCCCAAGCTTCGATAGGTCAAATCGCCAAGCGTGCCAACGTTAGCAAAGGGGTGATTTCCTATCATTTTGCGGGCAAGGATGAGCTCCTGGAGCAGGTGGTGACGGAGTATTATATCGCCTATGAGTCCTTTATGCAGCCGATTCTGCGTAGCGAAGCTTCTCCCAGAAACAGGCTCAAGAAGTATATTGAAGCGAATTTGGAGTTTATCGCGGAGCATCGGAAGATGGTTTTTGCCGTTGTGGAAATCGTGACGGGCATGTGGACAAAGGAGGGGAAACCTCGTTTTTCGGCGGATATGGATGAAGGTGTGTTTCAACCAATCGAGGCGATTCTGCATGCAGGGGCGAAAGAAGGAACCTTTCGAGAATTCACCCCGTTATCCTCCCGAGTCATGGCGCTCGCTATCCGGCATGCCATCGATGGATTCAGCCTGGAATTGATTAGAAACCCCGATCTTCACATAAAGGCATATGTGGAGGAGCTGATTACGATCTTTGATCACGCCACGCGCAAATAA
- a CDS encoding Imm7 family immunity protein, translated as MYEYHGWATIRESSSFEDDEEKYSFIVQDIRKYFDEIEWPSGVLDLRAVNGDYQVWIAGLNNHKPVTKHNPIEVLRKIGELAPGSYGVLYIRDSDDAELFNEFKVYTLIRGEIMEHNDPFLSPFIPKIEDAYED; from the coding sequence ATGTATGAGTATCACGGATGGGCAACCATTAGAGAAAGTTCCTCATTTGAAGATGATGAGGAAAAGTACTCGTTCATTGTTCAAGATATTCGAAAGTATTTCGATGAGATAGAGTGGCCCTCCGGAGTATTGGATTTAAGAGCAGTAAATGGTGATTATCAAGTTTGGATAGCAGGCCTTAATAATCACAAACCTGTGACAAAGCATAATCCAATTGAGGTTTTAAGGAAGATTGGGGAGCTGGCTCCAGGATCATATGGTGTTCTGTATATAAGAGATAGTGACGATGCAGAACTTTTCAATGAATTCAAGGTCTACACTTTAATTCGCGGAGAAATCATGGAGCATAATGATCCTTTTCTATCCCCATTTATACCTAAAATAGAGGATGCTTACGAGGATTAA
- a CDS encoding DUF4073 domain-containing protein has product MKKLLPSIMAASIVFNAGAFSGSAQAKLDEHLFSKDPGLTFDVISDIQGDYNDFKHVLNDMKQVNPASKALIVNGDITDRGWDFEYQAVQQVLDHNPHPEHVWYSIGNHEFYKPKWAAPNKLAQNTWPNNTPESEMLQNFYNFTGEEKVYHKKELDGYPFLFLGTEKYMHYHDASLWDEVYLSDEQLDWLKQNLEEYSKNDPNKPIFLFSHHILKDSISGSNQSPYTGDYLDQAKLEAILKDYPQVILFTSHSHWDLNLPDWAGKKVVEGGDQRGFTVVNTAGIQAGWASAGPNGGEVSTGNDFKQGLQVEVNGNDVKIKAYDYKTDKVIKELGVHHGTVAQLPPHVKADDEKNELIGATQYMEYSVNGNGNGRWVDYDPKNPPKFEGNQNVFVRHKGEMNLEDGLSKKVTFKK; this is encoded by the coding sequence GTGAAGAAGCTACTACCAAGTATTATGGCAGCATCTATTGTTTTCAATGCAGGTGCTTTTTCAGGATCAGCTCAAGCAAAACTGGATGAACATCTATTCTCCAAAGATCCAGGTCTTACTTTTGATGTCATCAGTGACATTCAAGGGGATTACAATGACTTTAAGCATGTACTTAACGATATGAAACAGGTAAACCCTGCTTCGAAAGCATTAATCGTGAACGGTGATATTACGGACCGAGGTTGGGATTTTGAATATCAAGCCGTACAACAGGTGTTAGATCATAATCCTCATCCAGAACATGTTTGGTACAGCATAGGAAATCATGAGTTTTATAAACCGAAATGGGCAGCACCGAACAAATTAGCGCAAAACACGTGGCCGAATAATACGCCGGAATCCGAAATGCTCCAAAATTTTTATAACTTTACTGGCGAGGAGAAAGTCTACCATAAAAAAGAGTTAGACGGATATCCGTTCCTTTTCTTAGGAACCGAAAAATATATGCACTACCATGATGCGTCTTTGTGGGATGAGGTTTATCTTAGCGATGAGCAGCTTGATTGGTTAAAGCAGAATCTTGAGGAATATTCCAAGAACGATCCAAATAAACCGATCTTCCTCTTTAGTCATCATATCCTCAAGGACAGTATTTCAGGCTCTAATCAATCGCCGTATACAGGTGATTACTTAGACCAGGCTAAATTAGAAGCGATCTTAAAGGATTACCCGCAAGTCATTCTTTTTACAAGCCACAGCCACTGGGATCTGAATCTTCCGGATTGGGCAGGTAAAAAGGTAGTAGAAGGTGGAGATCAACGTGGTTTTACTGTTGTGAACACAGCTGGGATTCAGGCGGGCTGGGCATCGGCAGGGCCTAATGGTGGTGAAGTGTCGACGGGCAATGATTTTAAACAGGGACTTCAGGTTGAAGTGAACGGAAATGATGTAAAGATCAAAGCGTATGATTATAAAACAGATAAAGTCATTAAAGAGCTGGGTGTGCATCATGGTACGGTTGCTCAATTACCACCTCATGTTAAAGCCGATGATGAAAAAAATGAACTCATTGGTGCTACCCAATACATGGAATACTCTGTGAATGGGAATGGGAATGGTCGCTGGGTTGACTATGATCCTAAGAACCCTCCGAAATTTGAAGGAAACCAAAATGTATTCGTTCGCCATAAAGGTGAAATGAACCTGGAAGATGGATTATCTAAAAAGGTGACTTTCAAAAAATAA
- a CDS encoding Msr family ABC-F type ribosomal protection protein, with product MELLIKAKDILVEYSGRDVLDIDELELYDYDRIGLVGANGAGKSTLLKVLLGEIPLSHGKLIREGNFSYIPQLDDVMVQEIKDYALIGKLGIESFEAENMSGGEETRLKIAQALSGEVHGIFADEPTCHLDRVGIDFLIHQLKYYSGALLIISHDRYFLDQVVDKIWELNEGKITEYWGGYSDYLRQKEEERHSQAAKYKQFTAERERLEKAITEKHNQARKVDQKAKGASRKNSSDSGGRLAHQKSTGSKQKKLHNAAKHMEHRIEALGDVKPPEAMRSIRFRQSKALELHHPFPITGKEICKQFEGKAIFEKASFQFPLGAKIVITGANGSGKTTLFKMILHREHGISVSPKAEIGYFAQTGYKFDRDQGVMEFMLENCDYEVSEIRAVLASMGFSQQDVRKDLSVLSGGELMKLQLAKLLLGRYNILLMDEPSNFLDLPAVEALEQLMKNYAGTIIFISHDIRLIENVADTVYEIEDKKIIQRA from the coding sequence ATGGAATTATTGATAAAAGCAAAAGATATTTTGGTGGAATATTCGGGGCGCGATGTTCTGGACATTGACGAACTGGAGCTTTACGACTATGACCGAATCGGTCTGGTTGGCGCGAACGGAGCAGGAAAAAGCACACTGCTAAAAGTGCTGCTGGGGGAAATTCCTTTGTCCCACGGTAAACTTATTCGGGAAGGCAACTTCAGTTATATTCCCCAGTTGGATGATGTCATGGTGCAAGAGATCAAGGACTACGCTTTAATCGGCAAGCTGGGAATTGAAAGCTTCGAAGCGGAGAATATGAGCGGCGGTGAAGAAACACGGCTAAAAATAGCACAGGCCCTGTCCGGTGAGGTGCACGGAATCTTTGCCGATGAACCGACGTGTCATCTGGATCGAGTTGGCATAGACTTTTTGATCCACCAGCTTAAATATTATTCGGGCGCATTACTCATCATCAGCCACGACCGTTATTTCCTTGACCAGGTCGTTGATAAGATCTGGGAGTTGAATGAGGGGAAAATCACGGAGTACTGGGGCGGATATTCCGATTACTTGCGCCAGAAGGAAGAGGAACGGCATAGCCAGGCTGCAAAATATAAGCAGTTTACTGCTGAACGGGAGCGGCTAGAGAAAGCCATTACTGAAAAGCACAATCAAGCTCGGAAGGTGGATCAAAAGGCCAAGGGCGCATCGCGAAAAAACAGCTCCGATAGCGGCGGCCGCCTGGCTCATCAAAAATCAACGGGCAGCAAACAAAAAAAGCTCCATAATGCCGCTAAACATATGGAGCACCGAATCGAAGCGCTCGGTGATGTGAAACCTCCTGAAGCCATGCGATCCATCCGTTTTCGGCAAAGCAAAGCTTTAGAGCTTCATCATCCGTTTCCGATCACCGGGAAAGAGATTTGCAAACAGTTTGAGGGCAAGGCGATATTCGAGAAGGCTTCCTTCCAGTTTCCATTAGGTGCCAAGATCGTGATCACCGGCGCGAACGGATCAGGTAAAACGACGCTCTTCAAGATGATTCTCCACCGTGAGCATGGTATTTCCGTATCCCCTAAAGCGGAAATCGGCTATTTTGCCCAAACGGGTTACAAGTTTGACCGTGATCAGGGTGTTATGGAGTTCATGTTAGAAAACTGTGATTATGAGGTATCGGAAATTCGCGCTGTCTTGGCATCCATGGGATTTTCTCAGCAAGATGTTCGCAAGGATTTATCCGTTTTAAGCGGCGGAGAACTCATGAAATTGCAGCTTGCCAAACTGTTGTTAGGGAGATATAACATCCTGTTGATGGATGAACCCAGCAATTTTCTGGATCTCCCTGCAGTGGAAGCGCTGGAACAATTGATGAAGAACTATGCTGGAACGATCATTTTCATATCGCACGATATCCGTTTGATAGAGAATGTAGCCGATACCGTATATGAAATCGAGGATAAAAAAATCATTCAGAGGGCTTAA